Proteins encoded by one window of Candidatus Sumerlaea chitinivorans:
- a CDS encoding Serine/threonine protein kinase PpkA — protein sequence MSNQRFEEHSFDLPGDVEETFRPAVSVPESSDGEAESAVDAEAPTVGRVVFEEDEFSSKPSSVDYILQQRIAEGGFAEIWEALQVPLGRVVAIKRLKVQGEKEGGRRIHLPSAHVHAMFRHEAIVAGHLEHPNILPVYDLAYDEEGRPMLVMKRVRGQLWSDLLREDFPHLSVEEFLGKHLPILLSVAQAVAYAHSQGVVHRDLKPAQVMIGAFGEVLLMDWGLAMAYPRRTSDPQAPPWLRDPRSPLNHPTNPAGTPAYMAPEQTIATPEKLGPWTDIYLLGAILYRLLTGTAPHPGKNGDETFEYARQGLVIPPQEAAPKGRRLPSGLTALAMRCLSYDPKDRPHSVGAFIEALQGCMSGAKNRQQAMTLVEGVAERLATSPRDYAVLAECINTLDRALQLYPDYQEAIELRTKALAAYARLALANRDLKLARVQAERLPAGSERETLLAHVVELEEMQRRQAEALERANRLVRDERDRAEQIIEFLLGHFHRSLRRVGRLELLRQLADELNNYFSHVSVEVETEQTRRNRMGAYQIIAQVFTEQGDKRLGLEMCQRAIALASHALELHPNDPYWMARKADCYDHISTIEYYQGKYDEARTHSEMALELRRRVLFVAFGDEAEANFARSLHKRGIIEWRCRNLDEALQLHVEAETILRRLTLKHSNNEDYESSLAAVLATLGNVYRDRGEVDTAIVVTREALALRERLMERDPADIPRRDELVWTRNNLALMHLVKGEYEEALQRFQENLPILRRRAHEDSSNVNALGDLAFALSLLGEILFLLGKIVEADPVLNEALVVTRTMLRRAPESVYAKISFARVASQLAELMAVYGSREHMERFTAEAVPVAKEAYEQAPSHPMAAKVFCRAKLLEAYLALQQGQEDQVSALCRVAAESAEGFHLPSEETDYLEATAERLLLEGRLTEAEPLLAELEKRRWVTPFLRKLANSRSAESTRSENDAMRN from the coding sequence ATGAGCAACCAGCGTTTTGAAGAACATTCTTTTGACCTGCCGGGCGACGTTGAGGAGACGTTTCGACCTGCGGTCTCGGTGCCTGAGAGTAGCGACGGCGAGGCGGAGTCGGCTGTGGATGCGGAAGCGCCCACGGTGGGCCGCGTTGTCTTCGAGGAAGATGAATTTTCGTCAAAACCCTCGAGTGTGGATTATATTCTTCAGCAGCGGATCGCGGAAGGCGGTTTTGCTGAGATTTGGGAAGCACTTCAGGTGCCGCTGGGCCGTGTCGTTGCCATCAAACGACTGAAGGTTCAGGGTGAGAAGGAGGGCGGTCGGAGGATCCATCTGCCCTCGGCGCATGTCCATGCCATGTTTCGCCACGAAGCGATCGTCGCCGGCCATCTCGAGCATCCAAACATCCTGCCGGTGTACGACTTGGCGTACGACGAAGAGGGGCGTCCGATGCTCGTGATGAAACGAGTTCGGGGCCAGTTGTGGAGCGACCTTCTCCGCGAGGACTTTCCCCACCTTTCGGTTGAGGAGTTTCTGGGCAAGCATCTCCCGATCCTTCTATCGGTCGCGCAAGCGGTCGCTTATGCGCACTCGCAGGGGGTGGTGCATCGGGATTTGAAGCCTGCGCAGGTGATGATTGGGGCATTTGGTGAGGTGCTGCTTATGGATTGGGGGCTTGCGATGGCTTATCCGCGTCGCACCTCTGACCCGCAAGCGCCGCCTTGGTTGCGCGATCCGCGCTCGCCTTTGAACCATCCAACGAACCCGGCAGGCACTCCGGCCTACATGGCCCCCGAGCAAACGATTGCTACCCCGGAGAAGCTCGGCCCGTGGACGGACATATACCTGCTTGGGGCCATTTTGTACCGATTGCTAACTGGCACTGCACCCCACCCCGGGAAAAATGGGGATGAAACGTTCGAGTACGCCCGTCAGGGACTCGTCATTCCTCCGCAGGAGGCTGCACCCAAAGGGCGTCGGTTGCCCAGCGGACTGACCGCACTTGCCATGCGCTGCCTTTCCTACGACCCAAAGGATCGTCCCCATTCGGTCGGAGCGTTCATCGAGGCGCTTCAGGGGTGCATGTCAGGAGCCAAAAACCGCCAACAGGCAATGACTTTGGTTGAAGGTGTGGCGGAGAGGTTAGCTACCTCGCCCCGGGATTATGCGGTTCTCGCCGAATGCATCAATACCTTGGATCGTGCGCTCCAGCTCTACCCGGACTATCAGGAGGCCATAGAGCTTCGCACCAAAGCGCTTGCTGCCTATGCCCGATTGGCTTTAGCAAACCGCGACCTCAAACTGGCGCGGGTTCAAGCGGAACGTTTGCCTGCTGGGAGTGAGCGCGAAACGCTCTTGGCCCATGTCGTCGAACTCGAAGAAATGCAGCGTCGGCAAGCAGAAGCCCTCGAGCGGGCAAATAGACTCGTGCGCGATGAGCGCGACCGCGCGGAGCAAATTATCGAGTTTTTGCTCGGGCATTTTCATCGCTCGCTGCGCAGGGTGGGGCGGCTGGAACTCCTCCGGCAGCTCGCGGACGAACTCAACAATTACTTCTCGCACGTGAGCGTGGAAGTCGAAACGGAGCAAACTCGCCGTAACCGAATGGGGGCGTACCAGATCATTGCACAGGTGTTCACTGAGCAGGGCGACAAGCGGCTGGGGCTCGAGATGTGTCAGCGCGCGATTGCGTTGGCAAGCCATGCCCTCGAGCTTCACCCGAATGACCCGTATTGGATGGCGCGTAAGGCCGACTGCTACGATCACATTTCTACGATCGAGTACTACCAAGGCAAGTACGACGAGGCGCGCACGCATTCCGAAATGGCGTTGGAGTTGCGTCGTCGGGTGCTGTTTGTGGCATTTGGGGATGAGGCGGAGGCAAACTTTGCGCGCTCGTTGCACAAGCGGGGAATCATCGAATGGCGGTGTCGGAACCTTGATGAGGCGCTACAGCTTCATGTCGAAGCAGAAACGATTCTTCGGAGGCTGACACTCAAACACTCCAACAACGAGGACTATGAATCGAGTCTGGCGGCTGTGCTTGCGACGCTGGGCAACGTTTATCGGGATCGGGGAGAGGTGGATACGGCGATCGTCGTCACGCGTGAAGCTCTTGCGCTGCGGGAGCGTTTGATGGAGCGCGACCCCGCCGACATTCCGCGCCGCGACGAGTTGGTGTGGACACGCAACAACCTTGCGCTCATGCACTTGGTGAAGGGCGAATACGAAGAAGCTCTGCAGCGATTCCAAGAGAATTTACCCATTCTTCGGAGGCGGGCACACGAAGATAGTTCAAACGTCAACGCTCTTGGGGACCTCGCTTTTGCGCTGAGCCTGCTGGGAGAAATCTTATTTCTTTTGGGCAAAATCGTGGAAGCCGATCCTGTGCTCAACGAAGCTCTGGTGGTAACCCGAACTATGTTGCGACGAGCTCCCGAAAGCGTTTACGCGAAAATCAGTTTCGCGCGGGTGGCAAGCCAACTTGCGGAGCTCATGGCGGTTTACGGCTCGCGCGAGCACATGGAGAGGTTTACTGCCGAAGCGGTTCCGGTTGCGAAGGAAGCTTACGAGCAAGCGCCGTCCCACCCGATGGCAGCGAAAGTCTTCTGTAGGGCCAAACTACTTGAAGCCTATCTTGCGTTGCAGCAAGGACAAGAGGACCAAGTTTCAGCGCTCTGCCGTGTGGCTGCAGAATCTGCCGAGGGTTTCCACCTCCCCAGTGAGGAAACAGACTACCTCGAAGCAACCGCGGAGCGCTTGCTTCTGGAGGGGCGTCTCACGGAGGCGGAACCACTCCTTGCTGAACTCGAGAAGCGGCGGTGGGTGACGCCCTTCCTTAGGAAGCTGGCAAACTCGCGTTCGGCCGAGTCCACGCGCTCTGAGAACGACGCGATGAGAAATTGA
- a CDS encoding Multimodular transpeptidase-transglycosylase: MGFYLYGACVARVSDEKMGFAMRIFWTALLKAINWLRASRLRSWMTGVAGVVLVTLVAGELWLRLTPFDAATLFPAATSTAVFDREHSLLRLYLGQDEQWRLPVRLADVSPWVIHATVAAEDQRFWRHGGIDMQAIVRAALQNVLAGRIVSGASTITMQVVGFSEPRERTMGRKIRQMAKALWLERHASKEEILEIYLTNAPYGGNICGIEAAARRYFGKSARDLTASEAALLAGIPQAPNRYRPDRNPQAAWRRMQYVLARMRETGALEEGEYQRLRVQRPTVKSESLRVANAPHFCDMVRSWYPTRPHLVTTLDLDTQTMAENILRETIAHLAPSGVTNGAAVVLHNPTGEVRALVGSVDYWNPVISGQVNGAVASRAAGSALKPLIYATAFDLGLLLPSSVLYDVPSMFGDYAPENFDRSWRGLIRADKALAWSLNIPAMEVLERVGVERMLAYLERAGVRPTNPENRDYGLSLAVGTCGARLLELTNAYAAIARGGEWRPYRVLLDDPTVAQSSTLAAAERSNKAWLSNSNRTSATLESAPQTLHPTTRLFSETACYWVTRALSDPRLRSPEELSPELRGFADVAWKTGTSNGYRDAWTIAYDANFTVGVWLGNFDGRPSPALVGARAAAPAALKILRELRTRLPIPEPTRLPTPPTHLVPATLCAVSGELATPDCPTTLTGECLALQAKSGGVGVSPRCSIHRRIRVDTETGERLCARCPTDRLWHYKVFAFWPGPVAAWLRGQGQVEELPPPHLHLCSAVQDRAGPSLRIVTPRAGETFILSPSRDRTFQKLALEAIAPSATQKLFWFLDNELFAVKSPHEVVFWVPTEGIHELRCVDEQGGADAVRFTVRVE; encoded by the coding sequence ATGGGATTTTATCTCTATGGGGCTTGCGTCGCGCGCGTTTCCGATGAGAAGATGGGTTTTGCGATGAGGATCTTCTGGACCGCGCTCTTAAAGGCGATCAACTGGCTGCGCGCTTCCCGGCTTCGCAGCTGGATGACTGGGGTTGCTGGAGTAGTACTCGTCACGCTCGTCGCTGGGGAGCTCTGGCTTCGACTCACGCCGTTCGACGCCGCCACGCTCTTTCCGGCTGCGACCTCCACGGCTGTCTTCGATCGCGAGCATAGCCTTTTGCGCCTTTATTTAGGTCAAGATGAACAATGGCGGTTGCCAGTGCGGCTGGCAGACGTTTCGCCGTGGGTCATTCATGCGACGGTGGCGGCTGAAGATCAGCGCTTCTGGCGTCACGGAGGGATAGACATGCAGGCAATTGTCCGTGCCGCCCTCCAGAACGTTCTTGCCGGCAGAATTGTCTCAGGCGCTTCCACGATCACCATGCAGGTCGTGGGGTTCAGTGAACCTCGCGAGCGCACTATGGGCCGGAAGATCCGCCAAATGGCGAAAGCGCTCTGGCTTGAGCGGCATGCCAGTAAGGAGGAGATTCTCGAGATCTATCTCACCAATGCGCCTTACGGTGGCAACATCTGTGGGATTGAGGCGGCGGCGCGTCGCTACTTTGGTAAGTCAGCGCGCGATCTCACCGCAAGCGAAGCCGCTTTACTTGCAGGCATTCCTCAGGCCCCAAACCGCTACCGCCCCGACCGAAACCCACAAGCGGCTTGGCGGCGGATGCAATATGTGCTGGCTCGCATGCGCGAGACTGGAGCTCTGGAGGAGGGCGAGTATCAGCGCCTGCGAGTGCAACGCCCCACAGTAAAAAGCGAGTCGCTGCGGGTGGCGAATGCCCCTCACTTCTGTGACATGGTGCGAAGCTGGTATCCCACTCGCCCCCACCTTGTCACGACCCTCGACCTCGATACCCAAACCATGGCAGAAAACATCCTGCGTGAAACCATCGCGCATTTGGCTCCGTCGGGCGTGACAAACGGTGCAGCAGTGGTTCTCCACAATCCAACTGGCGAGGTGCGGGCACTCGTAGGAAGTGTGGACTACTGGAATCCTGTCATCTCAGGGCAAGTCAATGGTGCGGTCGCTTCACGAGCTGCCGGTTCCGCTCTCAAACCGCTCATTTACGCGACCGCTTTCGATCTGGGGCTACTTCTGCCGAGCAGTGTTCTTTATGATGTCCCGAGCATGTTTGGAGACTATGCGCCAGAGAACTTCGATCGCTCGTGGCGCGGTCTCATCCGAGCCGATAAAGCCTTGGCATGGTCGCTCAACATTCCGGCGATGGAGGTCTTAGAGCGCGTGGGGGTGGAGCGCATGCTCGCATACCTTGAACGGGCTGGCGTTCGCCCAACGAATCCTGAGAACCGCGACTATGGCCTCTCGCTCGCTGTGGGAACGTGTGGGGCGCGCCTTCTCGAGCTCACGAACGCGTATGCGGCGATCGCACGGGGCGGCGAGTGGCGACCCTATCGCGTTCTACTTGATGACCCCACCGTGGCGCAGTCCAGCACTCTCGCAGCTGCCGAGCGCTCGAACAAGGCGTGGCTTTCTAATTCGAATCGCACAAGTGCTACGCTTGAGTCTGCCCCCCAGACTCTCCACCCGACAACGCGCCTTTTCAGCGAGACGGCATGCTATTGGGTGACACGTGCACTTAGCGATCCTCGCCTTCGCTCTCCAGAGGAGCTTTCCCCCGAACTCCGAGGCTTTGCTGATGTCGCGTGGAAAACTGGAACAAGCAACGGATATCGGGACGCGTGGACTATTGCCTACGATGCGAACTTTACCGTTGGGGTTTGGTTGGGAAACTTCGACGGTCGGCCAAGTCCGGCGCTCGTCGGCGCACGAGCCGCGGCGCCTGCAGCTCTGAAAATTCTGCGCGAGCTCCGTACGCGGCTGCCCATCCCCGAGCCGACGCGACTTCCCACCCCTCCAACGCATCTCGTTCCAGCAACGCTCTGCGCCGTCTCAGGCGAACTGGCCACTCCCGACTGCCCCACCACCCTGACTGGGGAATGCCTCGCCCTGCAGGCGAAGAGCGGGGGGGTTGGAGTCTCGCCACGATGCTCGATCCATCGGCGCATTCGCGTGGATACGGAAACCGGCGAACGACTCTGCGCGCGATGCCCAACGGATCGCCTTTGGCATTACAAAGTGTTTGCCTTCTGGCCGGGGCCCGTGGCTGCGTGGTTGCGTGGCCAAGGACAGGTAGAAGAACTTCCGCCGCCGCATCTCCATTTGTGTTCGGCTGTGCAGGATCGCGCCGGCCCCTCCTTGCGCATCGTCACGCCACGGGCGGGCGAAACCTTCATCCTGAGCCCATCGCGTGATCGCACCTTCCAGAAACTGGCACTGGAGGCGATTGCCCCAAGCGCCACGCAGAAGCTTTTTTGGTTTTTGGACAATGAGCTGTTTGCGGTGAAATCCCCCCACGAGGTGGTCTTCTGGGTTCCAACCGAAGGCATCCACGAGTTGCGCTGCGTGGATGAACAAGGCGGAGCGGATGCTGTTCGCTTCACAGTTCGCGTGGAATAG
- a CDS encoding histidine kinase, whose product MSESNAGKESDKAPSVASGHPRPQVSQPASPLAPILGQYPWMRTLLDSVPSVLAVLDNTRRIVYVNQSLQKVARRDCEEEVCGLRLGEVLDCRHAQDPPDGCGSTPACTTCGAVRTITAALQGKSATANARIVRRDGRVFEFQAHSIPFKDGGTPYVILSLSDITHENRRATLEYLFGDDVLNLAIRIHGFAQFLTEVSPDRLAELKERISNLTGLLVEKIGSYQTLRAAEEGTLTVHPVSLESRGLLEQLVERFRDSDIARDKVLLIRPEAQNVVFSSDRTLLMQALRALTENALEASATGETVTLSCGPTSHGVVFEVHNPSAMSYEAQLQIFVRGFSTKGRGRGLGTYAARLFVESYLGGRVGFVSNAEAGTTFRIELPLHLAGSDGAVSE is encoded by the coding sequence ATGAGCGAATCGAATGCGGGCAAGGAATCCGACAAGGCGCCCTCGGTAGCGTCGGGCCATCCCCGACCGCAGGTTTCCCAACCCGCCTCGCCGCTTGCTCCTATTTTGGGGCAATACCCGTGGATGCGTACGCTTCTCGACTCAGTGCCCTCGGTTCTTGCAGTGCTCGACAACACCCGACGCATCGTGTATGTGAATCAGTCGCTGCAGAAAGTAGCACGCCGAGATTGTGAGGAAGAAGTCTGTGGGTTACGTTTGGGGGAGGTGTTGGATTGCCGCCACGCCCAAGACCCGCCCGATGGCTGCGGCAGCACTCCCGCTTGCACTACCTGCGGCGCCGTCCGCACAATTACGGCTGCCCTTCAAGGGAAAAGCGCGACGGCCAACGCTCGCATCGTGCGCCGGGATGGCAGGGTTTTCGAGTTTCAAGCTCACTCGATCCCATTCAAAGATGGCGGCACCCCCTATGTGATTTTGTCGCTCTCCGACATCACCCACGAGAACCGCCGCGCCACGCTGGAGTACTTGTTTGGCGACGATGTCCTGAATCTGGCTATACGAATTCATGGATTTGCGCAATTTCTCACCGAGGTTTCGCCGGATCGCCTCGCTGAGTTAAAAGAGCGAATCAGCAATCTCACAGGGCTACTGGTGGAGAAAATCGGCTCCTATCAAACGCTCCGTGCAGCCGAAGAGGGCACCCTCACCGTCCACCCAGTGAGCTTGGAAAGCCGCGGGCTGCTTGAGCAACTGGTCGAACGTTTCCGCGATAGTGACATTGCACGTGATAAAGTGCTTTTGATCCGCCCGGAGGCACAGAACGTGGTGTTTTCCTCGGACCGAACACTCCTTATGCAAGCACTTCGTGCTCTGACAGAGAACGCACTGGAAGCATCGGCGACGGGTGAAACGGTCACGCTGAGTTGTGGCCCCACCTCCCACGGTGTTGTCTTTGAGGTCCACAATCCCAGCGCCATGAGCTATGAAGCTCAGCTGCAGATTTTCGTCCGCGGCTTCAGCACGAAAGGGCGAGGCCGGGGGCTTGGGACCTATGCAGCACGCCTTTTTGTCGAATCCTATCTGGGCGGTCGCGTGGGATTTGTCTCGAATGCTGAGGCCGGCACGACGTTTCGCATCGAGCTCCCACTTCACCTTGCAGGGAGCGACGGCGCAGTGAGTGAATGA
- a CDS encoding Thiol:disulfide oxidoreductase related to ResA, producing the protein MCLLACRGGTSDWRVSEGQLLPEFTLRTPDGKLVSTSEYRGKIVVMTRFATWCPPCKIELGELQKRVWEPMKDRGVMVVAVSSGEDPQTVASYVEREGLTFPVLVDPSGEFARGVGGNSIPRLMLLDRDQYIRKLHVGYYEPEFQKLVEEVEALAR; encoded by the coding sequence ATGTGCCTCCTTGCGTGCCGTGGCGGCACTTCCGATTGGCGCGTGTCGGAGGGACAGCTGCTCCCTGAATTTACGCTGCGCACGCCCGACGGCAAGTTGGTCTCAACTTCTGAGTACCGCGGCAAGATTGTCGTGATGACGCGTTTTGCGACGTGGTGCCCACCGTGTAAGATCGAGCTCGGAGAGCTTCAAAAACGCGTCTGGGAACCCATGAAAGATCGCGGAGTCATGGTCGTGGCGGTGTCGTCAGGCGAGGATCCGCAGACCGTTGCATCCTATGTGGAGCGCGAAGGGCTCACCTTCCCTGTGCTTGTGGACCCAAGCGGGGAATTTGCCCGTGGAGTGGGCGGCAACTCGATCCCACGCCTGATGCTCCTCGACCGTGATCAGTACATCCGCAAGCTTCACGTGGGCTATTACGAACCGGAATTCCAAAAGCTTGTGGAAGAAGTCGAGGCGCTTGCGCGCTGA
- a CDS encoding membrane protein, giving the protein MAGGKTYRVGSEADMSYASNAARSIAEPYGWGARLRNISLLEQAEKGVQVRRNPFTWLVAVPLLVFAILLPAGQAPANVFTNPPYSVDALLIVEGARDLMSGAQAEGVVPQTDGSGVTLAPEVTTGVLTLGERRLRFPFNEAIPSWNATTPPGTGLRVWMRVGSRRAWTDWFEAGSWGIATDLGTTRVFDLGVGRYEYDSLLLREPADRVQVRVELVRQHGGQSAPTLRLLALSYSNTLGDEKLFRSFGRAKRAARIAIDERATTLLLPVKFRSQVIANTKWIGRICAPASAAMAATGFGLDLPTQELAAQIYDPVSDLFGVWHRVVQALAQQGVRGYITRFRHWDDVVGELEKGSVILCSIRFKHGEIPNPPRIYRRRGTEGHIVVLVGITPHGTLLVHDSASKDWGQYNEWTPAQLAKAWFDKGGVAMMFTQPKAGEKPRSTNRRQTQAGRR; this is encoded by the coding sequence ACATACCGAGTCGGCTCCGAAGCGGACATGAGCTATGCAAGCAATGCAGCACGTAGCATCGCTGAGCCGTACGGTTGGGGGGCGCGCCTTCGCAACATCTCACTGCTTGAGCAGGCTGAAAAAGGCGTTCAAGTGCGCCGAAACCCCTTTACGTGGCTTGTCGCTGTGCCGCTTTTGGTGTTCGCCATCTTACTTCCCGCAGGCCAAGCGCCGGCAAACGTCTTCACCAACCCGCCCTATTCTGTGGATGCACTCCTCATTGTAGAAGGGGCGCGCGATCTGATGTCGGGTGCACAGGCCGAGGGCGTGGTGCCGCAGACCGATGGCAGCGGGGTGACCTTGGCTCCGGAAGTGACAACGGGGGTGCTCACCCTTGGCGAGCGGCGCTTGCGTTTTCCTTTCAACGAAGCGATTCCGTCGTGGAACGCAACCACGCCACCGGGCACCGGCCTTCGAGTCTGGATGCGCGTGGGGTCACGGCGAGCATGGACCGACTGGTTCGAAGCGGGGTCGTGGGGCATTGCCACGGATCTTGGCACAACACGCGTCTTCGACTTAGGTGTGGGGCGCTACGAATACGATTCGCTCTTGCTGCGAGAGCCCGCCGACCGCGTGCAGGTGCGTGTCGAACTCGTGCGCCAGCACGGTGGACAGTCTGCGCCGACCCTGCGCCTACTTGCTCTTTCTTATTCGAACACGCTTGGCGATGAGAAGCTCTTCCGGTCGTTTGGGAGAGCAAAACGTGCCGCGCGAATAGCAATCGATGAGCGTGCCACGACGTTGCTCTTACCCGTGAAATTCCGCTCACAGGTCATCGCAAACACGAAATGGATCGGGCGGATTTGTGCGCCAGCAAGTGCTGCGATGGCGGCAACAGGTTTCGGGTTGGACCTCCCCACCCAGGAGCTCGCGGCGCAAATATACGATCCCGTCAGTGACCTGTTCGGCGTATGGCATCGCGTGGTACAAGCGTTGGCCCAGCAGGGGGTGCGGGGCTACATCACGCGATTCCGGCATTGGGACGATGTTGTCGGGGAGCTGGAAAAAGGCTCGGTAATCCTCTGTTCCATACGATTCAAACACGGGGAGATCCCCAATCCCCCGCGAATCTACCGGCGACGCGGAACCGAGGGCCACATTGTGGTGCTCGTCGGGATCACACCCCACGGGACGTTACTTGTGCACGACTCGGCAAGTAAGGATTGGGGGCAGTACAACGAATGGACGCCCGCGCAGCTCGCAAAGGCTTGGTTCGACAAAGGTGGCGTGGCCATGATGTTCACCCAGCCCAAAGCCGGCGAAAAGCCAAGAAGTACGAACCGTCGTCAAACCCAGGCAGGCCGCCGATAA